Proteins found in one Fundidesulfovibrio terrae genomic segment:
- the metG gene encoding methionine--tRNA ligase, translating into MDRFYITTPIYYVNARPHLGHAHTTILADAMARFNRLMGREVHFLTGTDEHGDKIVKAAVASGKSPQAYCDEISAIFKDLWPHLGVEYSQFIRTTDPEHKRLVQKALQKVYDSGDIYFGEYGGHYCFGCERFYTEKELVDGCCPDHKTKPEYIAEKNYFFRMNKYQDWLLEHIKANPEFIRPEQYRSEVVALLESGALEDLCISRPKSRLEWGVELPFDTDYVAYVWFDALLNYLTALGWPDGEQTAKFWPAANHLIAKDILKPHAVFWPTMLKAMGMEPFQHLNVHGYWLIKDTKMSKSLGNVVDPLSLKDKYGLSGFRYFLLREMTFGYDSSFSEEALCGRFNSDLANDLGNLFSRALAMTHKYFGGGVPQAGLGGPDEEELILMAKDACLNFQRLFERFQTAKALEALWELVRGLNKYIDTQAPWALFKENNGSRLATVMYSVLECMRKVAVHLLPVMPEAASAMLAQLGQDGGTTLNLQAEAEGWGQLSAGTAVAKASNLFPRVEPPAPAVPAEPAPKAKEAKAAPSPAPAAPQGPKEPIDFEDFQKIDLRVATVISAEPVPKADKLLLVKLDAGDPEPRQVVAGIAEFWKPEDLVGRQVVVVANLKPRKLRGVESQGMILAVKQDGRLELLAPSATVAPGSAVS; encoded by the coding sequence GTGGACCGCTTCTACATCACCACGCCCATCTACTACGTCAACGCGCGGCCCCACCTGGGCCACGCCCACACCACCATCCTGGCCGACGCCATGGCCCGGTTCAACCGACTCATGGGCCGGGAGGTCCACTTCCTCACCGGCACCGACGAGCACGGCGACAAGATCGTCAAGGCAGCCGTTGCCTCGGGCAAGTCTCCCCAGGCCTACTGCGACGAGATCAGCGCCATCTTCAAGGACCTCTGGCCGCACCTGGGCGTCGAATATTCGCAGTTCATCCGCACCACCGATCCCGAGCACAAGCGCCTGGTCCAGAAGGCCCTGCAGAAGGTTTACGACTCCGGCGACATCTACTTCGGCGAGTACGGCGGCCACTACTGCTTCGGCTGCGAACGCTTCTACACCGAGAAGGAACTGGTGGACGGCTGCTGCCCGGACCACAAGACCAAGCCCGAATACATCGCCGAGAAGAACTACTTCTTCCGCATGAACAAATACCAGGACTGGCTGCTCGAACACATCAAGGCCAATCCCGAATTCATCCGTCCCGAGCAGTACAGGAGCGAGGTGGTGGCCCTCCTGGAGTCCGGCGCCCTGGAGGACCTCTGCATCTCCCGCCCTAAGTCCCGCCTGGAATGGGGCGTGGAGCTGCCCTTCGACACCGACTACGTGGCCTACGTCTGGTTCGACGCCCTGCTCAACTACCTCACCGCCCTCGGCTGGCCGGACGGCGAGCAGACGGCCAAATTCTGGCCCGCCGCCAACCACCTCATCGCCAAGGACATCCTCAAGCCCCACGCGGTGTTCTGGCCCACCATGCTGAAGGCCATGGGCATGGAGCCCTTCCAGCACCTGAACGTGCACGGCTACTGGCTCATCAAGGACACCAAGATGTCCAAGTCCCTGGGCAACGTAGTGGACCCGCTCTCGCTCAAGGACAAGTACGGCCTCTCGGGCTTCCGCTACTTCCTGCTGCGCGAGATGACCTTCGGTTACGACTCGTCGTTTTCCGAGGAAGCCCTGTGCGGCCGGTTCAACTCCGACCTGGCCAACGACCTGGGCAACCTGTTCAGCCGCGCCCTGGCCATGACCCACAAGTACTTCGGCGGGGGAGTCCCCCAGGCAGGGCTCGGCGGCCCGGATGAGGAAGAGCTCATCCTCATGGCCAAGGACGCCTGCCTGAACTTCCAGCGCCTCTTCGAGCGCTTCCAGACCGCCAAGGCCCTGGAAGCCCTGTGGGAGCTGGTGCGCGGGCTCAACAAGTACATCGACACCCAGGCCCCCTGGGCCCTGTTCAAGGAAAACAACGGCTCGCGCCTGGCCACGGTCATGTACAGCGTGCTCGAATGCATGCGCAAAGTGGCCGTGCATCTGCTGCCCGTCATGCCCGAGGCCGCCTCGGCCATGCTCGCCCAGTTGGGCCAGGACGGCGGCACCACCCTGAACCTCCAGGCCGAGGCCGAAGGCTGGGGACAGCTCTCGGCGGGCACCGCGGTGGCCAAGGCCTCCAATCTGTTCCCGCGCGTGGAGCCCCCCGCTCCCGCCGTCCCGGCCGAGCCCGCCCCCAAGGCCAAGGAGGCCAAGGCGGCCCCCTCCCCGGCTCCGGCCGCGCCCCAGGGACCCAAGGAGCCCATCGACTTCGAGGACTTCCAGAAAATCGACCTGCGCGTGGCCACCGTGATTTCCGCCGAGCCCGTGCCCAAGGCCGACAAGCTGCTGCTGGTGAAGCTCGACGCGGGCGACCCCGAGCCCCGACAGGTGGTGGCGGGCATCGCCGAGTTCTGGAAGCCCGAGGACCTGGTGGGCAGGCAGGTGGTCGTGGTGGCCAACCTGAAGCCCCGGAAGCTGCGCGGCGTTGAGTCGCAGGGCATGATCCTGGCCGTGAAGCAGGACGGCAGGCTCGAACTGCTGGCCCCGTCGGCCACGGTGGCGCCGGGGAGCGCGGTTTCATAA
- a CDS encoding MFS transporter, which produces MDDARRRALATQAAVGLASFLTPFVYGALSVAMPTMGRQFDFSPSQMAMVMMVHLILSTSCNLPFGRLSDRIGRKRIFMAGSLVFAASSLLAASSNTVWLLVTARALQGVGDAMTFGVSAAILVSAVAPERVGRAMGANIAFVYAGLALGPLMGGALTAYLSWRVIFLLSSAAGVAALMLIQRGYEEASVKMPAGLDLPGIALYLPALTSLILGVSLQPSWAGLGLVALSLPLFRALYRAESRIARPLLDIAFLRGHPGFDLANLASTLGYAAGFSTSFLVSLLLQSVMGLSASEAGYVLLVQPLAMAMASPVAGMLSDRFHPGKVAATGLCVLCLGMFALAGLGADAQLSRVAWLLGLAGLGFALFVSPNIHAIMQSSDAPHMGMASGLLATMRGFGMCLSLSVTGIVLALFVGQMEAARAGAEILPALRTCFILAGLTGSAAAWVSWRGATAGRNAPDKQ; this is translated from the coding sequence ATGGACGACGCCCGACGCCGCGCCCTCGCCACGCAGGCAGCCGTGGGGCTCGCCTCCTTCCTGACGCCCTTCGTGTACGGCGCGCTCTCGGTGGCCATGCCCACCATGGGCCGTCAGTTCGACTTCTCCCCCAGCCAGATGGCCATGGTGATGATGGTCCATCTGATTCTCTCCACGTCGTGCAACCTGCCCTTCGGCCGTCTTTCGGACCGCATCGGCCGCAAGCGGATATTCATGGCCGGGAGCCTTGTGTTCGCGGCCAGTTCACTCCTGGCGGCGTCTTCGAACACCGTGTGGCTTCTGGTAACGGCGCGCGCCCTGCAGGGGGTGGGTGACGCCATGACCTTCGGAGTGAGCGCGGCCATCCTGGTGTCGGCCGTTGCGCCCGAGCGCGTGGGCCGGGCCATGGGGGCGAACATCGCCTTCGTCTATGCGGGGCTGGCGCTCGGCCCGCTGATGGGCGGGGCGCTCACGGCGTATCTGTCCTGGCGGGTGATCTTTCTGCTCTCGTCGGCGGCGGGCGTGGCCGCGCTCATGCTCATCCAACGCGGCTACGAGGAAGCTTCGGTAAAGATGCCGGCAGGACTGGATCTGCCAGGCATAGCGCTGTACCTGCCGGCGCTTACGTCGCTCATCCTGGGCGTGAGCCTGCAGCCGTCCTGGGCTGGGCTTGGGCTCGTGGCATTGTCTCTGCCGCTCTTCAGGGCGTTGTACCGGGCCGAGTCCCGTATTGCCCGCCCGCTTCTGGACATCGCCTTCCTGCGCGGCCACCCAGGCTTCGACCTGGCGAACCTCGCCTCCACCCTGGGCTACGCGGCGGGATTCTCCACGAGTTTTCTGGTGAGCCTCCTGCTGCAAAGCGTCATGGGACTGTCCGCGAGCGAGGCCGGATACGTGCTCCTGGTGCAGCCCCTGGCCATGGCCATGGCCTCGCCCGTGGCGGGAATGCTCTCGGACAGATTCCATCCGGGAAAAGTCGCCGCAACGGGGCTTTGCGTCCTGTGCCTTGGGATGTTCGCCCTGGCTGGTCTGGGTGCGGATGCGCAACTCTCCCGGGTGGCCTGGCTGCTCGGGCTGGCCGGTCTCGGGTTCGCACTGTTCGTGTCGCCTAACATCCACGCCATCATGCAAAGCTCGGACGCGCCGCACATGGGCATGGCCTCGGGGCTCCTGGCCACCATGCGGGGGTTCGGCATGTGCCTGTCGCTGTCCGTGACGGGGATCGTGCTGGCCCTGTTCGTGGGGCAGATGGAGGCCGCGCGGGCCGGGGCGGAGATCCTGCCGGCGCTGAGGACGTGCTTCATCCTGGCCGGGCTGACCGGCAGCGCGGCGGCCTGGGTGTCCTGGCGCGGGGCCACGGCCGGACGAAACGCACCAGACAAGCAATGA
- the der gene encoding ribosome biogenesis GTPase Der, whose amino-acid sequence MPATLAIIGRPNVGKSTLFNRLLRKRKAITHDRPGVTRDRLEGQAVLAGVPVNLIDTGGLTLEDPQGLEVDVLEQARRAVESAHLVLLVVDGREGITSEDERVAQLLRQSGKPVLVAVNKVDGGEKEALYTADFHSLGLDLAPVSAEHGFGMRTMVDDIIARLPEIEEPEAKLEAELTFSMLGRPNAGKSSIINSLVGDHRLIVSDVAGTTRDAVDVRFEKDGKRYVFVDTAGVRRKTRIEDQLERIASLTALGSGKRADVTILVIDGPGGLAMQDKRLIAYLDKEKVPFLIAINKIDLVDAKGLAALKQEMSQELRICPHVPVLFLSAETGKGLRDVLPTAQAIRTECHIRVGTGALNRLLREAVERHQPPLVKGKRPKFYYLTQTDTVPATFVFFVNDPEKIKASYARFLENQLRKLFGIRHAPVKLLFRGSRQRGEDGEIIERPRPGSTRPGAKPRTPRSQIMKPQAEKTQAGKPEAAKPRTVKPKADQPRSDAPQADAPQTRKPRSGKPQSDRPRSDKPRSDKPRSSGKARSPKPRAGRPGRKG is encoded by the coding sequence ATGCCAGCCACCCTCGCCATCATCGGCCGCCCCAACGTGGGCAAGTCCACGCTCTTCAACCGTCTGCTGCGCAAACGCAAGGCCATCACCCACGACCGCCCCGGCGTCACCCGCGACCGCCTGGAGGGCCAGGCCGTGCTGGCGGGCGTGCCGGTGAACTTGATCGACACAGGCGGCCTCACCCTGGAAGACCCCCAGGGCCTGGAAGTGGACGTCCTCGAGCAGGCCCGGCGCGCCGTGGAGTCCGCCCATCTGGTGCTTCTGGTGGTGGACGGGCGCGAGGGCATCACCAGCGAGGACGAGCGCGTGGCGCAGCTTCTGCGCCAGTCCGGCAAGCCGGTGCTGGTGGCCGTGAACAAGGTGGACGGCGGCGAGAAGGAAGCGCTCTACACGGCGGACTTCCACTCCCTGGGCCTGGACCTGGCCCCGGTTTCGGCCGAGCATGGCTTCGGCATGCGTACCATGGTGGACGACATCATCGCCCGCTTGCCGGAAATCGAAGAACCCGAGGCCAAGCTCGAAGCGGAGCTGACCTTCTCCATGCTGGGCCGCCCCAATGCGGGCAAGAGCTCCATCATCAACTCCCTGGTGGGTGACCACCGCCTCATCGTCAGCGACGTGGCCGGAACCACCCGCGACGCCGTGGACGTGCGCTTCGAGAAGGACGGCAAGCGCTACGTGTTCGTGGACACCGCCGGAGTGAGGCGCAAGACCAGGATCGAGGACCAGCTTGAGCGCATCGCCAGCCTCACTGCGCTGGGCAGCGGCAAGCGCGCCGACGTGACCATCCTGGTGATCGACGGCCCCGGCGGACTGGCCATGCAGGACAAGCGCCTCATTGCTTATCTCGACAAGGAGAAGGTCCCCTTCCTCATCGCCATCAACAAGATCGACCTCGTTGATGCCAAGGGCCTGGCCGCCCTCAAGCAGGAGATGAGCCAGGAACTGCGCATCTGCCCCCACGTGCCGGTGCTGTTTCTCTCGGCCGAAACCGGCAAAGGGCTCAGGGACGTGCTGCCCACGGCCCAGGCCATCCGCACCGAATGCCACATCCGCGTGGGCACCGGCGCGCTCAACAGGCTCCTGCGCGAGGCCGTGGAGCGCCACCAGCCGCCCCTGGTCAAGGGCAAGCGCCCCAAATTCTACTACCTCACCCAGACCGACACGGTGCCGGCCACTTTCGTCTTTTTCGTCAACGATCCCGAAAAGATAAAGGCCAGCTACGCCCGGTTCCTGGAGAACCAGCTGCGCAAGCTCTTCGGCATCCGGCACGCGCCGGTGAAGCTCCTGTTCAGGGGCAGCCGCCAGCGGGGCGAGGATGGGGAGATCATCGAGAGGCCCAGGCCCGGATCCACCAGGCCGGGCGCCAAGCCGCGCACGCCCAGGTCGCAGATCATGAAGCCCCAGGCGGAAAAAACGCAGGCGGGCAAACCCGAGGCCGCGAAGCCCAGGACGGTCAAGCCCAAGGCCGATCAGCCCCGGTCGGACGCGCCCCAGGCCGACGCGCCGCAGACCCGCAAACCCAGGTCCGGCAAGCCTCAGTCCGACAGGCCCCGCTCCGATAAGCCTCGCTCGGACAAACCCCGGTCGTCCGGAAAGGCGCGCTCGCCCAAGCCCCGGGCCGGAAGGCCCGGCCGCAAGGGATAG
- a CDS encoding cysteine hydrolase family protein translates to MNTALVVIDIQMDYFPGGAMELSGSEAAAAKAGRALGWFREKGWPVIHVQHLAARSGAAFLVPGTPGVEFHPFVAPKDGETVIQKHFPNSFRGTALQDKLDEFNVKRLCIVGMMTHMCVDATTRAAFDLGYQCVVLADACATRELEFGHVKVHAAHVQASFMAALAAVYADVTGVKDMAASLG, encoded by the coding sequence GTGAACACCGCTCTCGTCGTCATCGACATCCAGATGGACTATTTCCCCGGCGGGGCCATGGAGCTCTCGGGCTCCGAGGCGGCCGCGGCCAAGGCCGGGCGCGCGCTCGGGTGGTTTCGCGAAAAGGGCTGGCCGGTGATCCACGTGCAGCACCTCGCGGCCCGGTCCGGAGCTGCGTTCCTCGTCCCCGGCACGCCGGGCGTGGAGTTCCATCCGTTCGTGGCCCCAAAGGATGGCGAAACGGTCATCCAGAAACATTTCCCCAATTCGTTCCGGGGCACCGCGCTCCAGGACAAACTGGACGAGTTCAACGTGAAGCGGTTGTGCATCGTGGGCATGATGACCCATATGTGCGTGGACGCCACCACGCGGGCGGCCTTCGACCTGGGCTACCAGTGCGTGGTGCTGGCCGACGCCTGCGCCACGCGCGAGCTGGAGTTCGGGCACGTGAAGGTGCATGCGGCGCACGTGCAGGCTTCGTTCATGGCCGCGCTTGCGGCCGTGTACGCGGACGTGACCGGTGTGAAGGACATGGCCGCGTCACTGGGGTAA
- a CDS encoding cupin domain-containing protein, giving the protein MEIKIASDVEARHFESDAVKGVAGRILIGKDDGAPNFCMRMFEIAPGGHTPRHTHAWEHEMFYHSGKGEVFGGGTWNPVGPGSVVLVAPNEEHQIKNTGSEPLVLICLVPSGAPEL; this is encoded by the coding sequence GTGGAGATCAAGATCGCAAGCGACGTGGAGGCCAGGCATTTCGAGAGCGACGCCGTCAAGGGTGTGGCCGGGAGGATTCTCATCGGCAAGGATGACGGTGCCCCCAACTTCTGCATGCGCATGTTCGAGATCGCGCCCGGCGGGCACACCCCCAGGCACACCCACGCCTGGGAGCACGAGATGTTCTACCACAGCGGCAAGGGCGAGGTGTTCGGCGGCGGCACGTGGAATCCGGTGGGCCCCGGCAGCGTGGTGCTGGTTGCGCCGAACGAGGAACATCAGATCAAAAACACCGGCAGCGAGCCGCTGGTGCTCATCTGCCTGGTCCCCTCCGGCGCGCCGGAACTGTAG
- the thiE gene encoding thiamine phosphate synthase: MRNFLAGGIYAILSEEHSLGRSNPDVCRELLDAGIKVVQYREKDKKSGAMYGECQLIREMTRQAGATFIINDHVDLAMMVDADGVHIGQEDLPPAAVRRLLGPGRIIGLSTHGPTQARAAQTSGVVDYLGVGPIFATKTKKDVCDPVGFEYLDYVVEHIPMPFVAIGGIKEHNLAEVRGRGAHMACLVTEIVGAQDIAGKVRSLLSIMKG, from the coding sequence ATGCGAAATTTTCTGGCCGGAGGCATCTACGCCATCCTCTCGGAGGAGCACTCCCTGGGCCGCTCCAATCCGGATGTCTGTCGCGAACTGCTGGACGCCGGGATCAAGGTGGTCCAGTACCGCGAGAAGGACAAGAAATCCGGCGCGATGTATGGTGAATGCCAGCTCATCCGGGAGATGACCCGGCAGGCGGGCGCCACCTTCATCATAAACGACCATGTGGACCTGGCCATGATGGTGGACGCCGACGGCGTGCACATCGGCCAGGAAGACCTGCCGCCCGCGGCGGTGCGCAGGCTCCTGGGGCCGGGTAGGATCATCGGGCTCTCGACGCACGGCCCCACCCAGGCGCGCGCGGCCCAGACCTCGGGCGTGGTGGACTACTTGGGCGTGGGCCCCATCTTCGCCACCAAGACCAAAAAGGACGTGTGCGACCCGGTGGGCTTCGAATACCTCGATTACGTGGTTGAGCATATCCCCATGCCCTTCGTGGCCATCGGCGGCATCAAGGAGCACAATCTGGCCGAGGTGCGCGGGCGCGGGGCGCACATGGCCTGCCTGGTCACGGAAATCGTGGGCGCGCAGGACATCGCAGGCAAGGTGCGTTCGCTTTTGTCCATCATGAAGGGCTAG
- the thiF gene encoding sulfur carrier protein ThiS adenylyltransferase ThiF, whose protein sequence is MNPFGQGLCRYLGPDDLERIRSVRVGIAGAGGLGSNCAWMLVRSGFADFVVVDNDTVDASNLNRQFFFARQVGSPKVEALRENLLAINPEANVRAVQAEVTPDNVRELFEDRDVVVEAFDAAHAKRMIVEAFLGSGKFLVAASGLAGCGDADRIKTHRMKDDFYVVGDLVSQVSPTCPPLSPCVTIAAAKQADLVLEHALGRRQ, encoded by the coding sequence ATGAATCCGTTCGGACAGGGACTGTGCCGCTATCTTGGGCCGGACGACCTTGAGAGGATACGCTCGGTGCGCGTGGGCATCGCCGGGGCTGGCGGGCTTGGCTCCAACTGCGCCTGGATGCTCGTGCGCTCGGGCTTTGCCGATTTCGTCGTGGTGGACAACGACACGGTGGATGCGAGCAACCTGAACCGTCAGTTCTTCTTTGCCCGGCAGGTGGGGAGCCCCAAGGTGGAGGCGCTTCGCGAGAACCTGCTGGCCATCAACCCGGAGGCGAACGTCCGGGCGGTGCAGGCCGAGGTGACGCCGGACAACGTGCGCGAACTCTTCGAAGACCGCGACGTGGTGGTCGAAGCCTTCGACGCGGCCCACGCCAAACGCATGATCGTGGAGGCGTTTCTCGGGTCGGGCAAGTTCCTGGTGGCGGCCTCGGGCCTTGCCGGCTGCGGCGACGCGGACCGCATCAAGACCCACCGGATGAAGGACGATTTCTACGTGGTGGGCGACCTGGTCTCGCAGGTCTCCCCAACGTGTCCGCCCCTGTCGCCCTGCGTCACCATCGCGGCGGCCAAGCAGGCGGACCTTGTGCTTGAACACGCCCTCGGGAGGCGGCAGTGA
- a CDS encoding tyrosine-type recombinase/integrase — MSLSTRTNGYYCQLLIYGNRFNFLIHTQDATAASIVEKTVKHHARQMLEQGASVESVELYIKSVVAEFVKPKKMAEPKTVSIKTKGLTFKEAADKAFNKHFSRLGTPYHYRTHLNYLEEAARKVLKNNTPYLSDMTAPVISDMRDQLVKDRGISQMTANRYMATLRKMLNIMHRELNAISSVPYVKMASEVGGRLRVISKEEEQAFVAHALSKGTETYRIVSELFLFLLDTGLRLGEALYLTYSDNIDYGGNAIILRDPSKIKNKKPRNIPLTKRVREILQRRQGEYPDRPFPLTHHRAEMYMRYIKRDLKIDDIEFCYHACRHTFASRLVDKGVDLYRIQKLLGHKSIKTTEKYAHLNTDVLQSAVDALN, encoded by the coding sequence ATGTCTTTGTCAACAAGAACGAACGGCTACTATTGCCAGCTTTTAATCTATGGCAATAGATTTAACTTCCTGATTCACACTCAGGACGCTACGGCTGCGTCCATTGTCGAGAAGACAGTTAAGCACCATGCTAGGCAGATGCTGGAGCAAGGAGCTTCCGTCGAGTCGGTGGAGCTGTACATTAAGTCGGTAGTTGCGGAGTTCGTTAAGCCAAAGAAGATGGCTGAGCCGAAAACCGTATCCATCAAGACGAAAGGCCTCACGTTCAAAGAAGCTGCTGACAAGGCATTCAATAAGCATTTCAGTCGTCTTGGGACACCGTATCACTACCGGACTCACCTGAATTATTTGGAGGAGGCCGCGCGAAAAGTACTGAAGAATAACACACCGTATCTGAGCGATATGACTGCTCCGGTCATTAGCGACATGCGTGATCAGTTGGTCAAGGATCGCGGGATATCACAAATGACCGCCAACAGATATATGGCCACCCTTCGGAAGATGCTCAATATCATGCATAGGGAGTTGAATGCCATTTCCTCGGTGCCTTATGTAAAGATGGCTTCCGAGGTTGGTGGTAGGTTGCGTGTGATTTCCAAGGAGGAAGAGCAAGCTTTTGTTGCTCATGCTCTCAGTAAAGGTACTGAAACGTACAGGATTGTTTCAGAATTGTTTCTATTCTTGTTGGATACTGGTCTTCGTCTCGGCGAGGCCCTTTATCTCACTTACTCCGACAACATCGACTATGGTGGAAATGCGATTATTTTACGTGACCCTTCAAAAATTAAGAATAAGAAGCCTCGCAATATTCCATTGACGAAACGCGTTAGGGAAATTCTTCAAAGACGTCAGGGGGAATATCCTGACAGGCCATTTCCTCTTACACATCACCGCGCAGAAATGTATATGCGCTATATTAAGCGTGATTTAAAAATTGATGATATCGAGTTTTGCTACCATGCATGTAGGCATACCTTTGCTTCCCGCCTTGTGGATAAGGGGGTTGATCTTTACAGAATACAAAAGCTGTTGGGTCATAAGTCAATAAAGACTACCGAAAAATACGCTCACTTGAATACAGACGTGTTGCAATCTGCTGTTGATGCGTTAAACTAA
- a CDS encoding GIY-YIG nuclease family protein codes for MTWYVYIVTCSDDTLYCGVTSDITRRLNEHNGMLPGGAKYTRTRRPIRLAVSIEVQSRSEACKIEWLVKRMPREKKIEHLSILELEYSSAIIY; via the coding sequence ATGACTTGGTATGTTTACATTGTAACTTGCTCAGACGATACGCTGTATTGTGGGGTTACGAGTGACATTACGCGAAGACTGAACGAGCATAATGGGATGCTTCCTGGAGGCGCTAAATACACGCGAACTCGTCGTCCTATTCGGCTGGCAGTCAGCATTGAAGTGCAATCTAGGTCAGAAGCTTGCAAGATTGAGTGGTTGGTGAAACGCATGCCACGGGAAAAGAAGATTGAGCATTTAAGTATACTAGAGTTAGAGTATAGTAGCGCGATAATTTACTAG
- a CDS encoding ParB/RepB/Spo0J family partition protein, translating into MNATGFCLSDVEKVSVKIEDLFLDVRNPRFHGETDLELIETDDIFDLRNQEIIRQYILKKYAASEIVDSILEVGFVPVDLVVVEAVGDKYIVVEGNRRVTAIKTIHGNIQRKDVLANDDVLRSITEFEVLKISSNKGDADLKKWILQGIRHVSGVRQWGPYQQAMLIHELYYRHGLKFKDIGKTIGVHFNRVSTMLRAYLAILQMKQFDEYKEFAHANLFSHFEQAYIKKSIRDWMEWNDELHEYTNKENLLKFYDLIIGKNKKQPVMSRNVRDDLPLIYENKDVFEDVMNSKITVDEARKKIIKTGNSLMITELLMKCLDSVKAAAKSGALKNEHLEIISKIQEVTSI; encoded by the coding sequence GTGAACGCGACTGGCTTTTGTCTTTCTGATGTTGAAAAAGTATCTGTAAAAATTGAAGATTTATTCCTCGATGTCAGGAATCCGCGTTTCCATGGGGAGACCGACCTGGAATTGATTGAAACGGATGATATTTTTGACCTACGCAACCAAGAGATTATTCGACAGTACATCTTAAAAAAGTATGCGGCATCTGAAATTGTAGATTCGATACTTGAAGTCGGCTTTGTCCCTGTTGACCTAGTCGTAGTCGAAGCGGTTGGAGACAAATATATAGTAGTCGAAGGAAATCGCAGGGTTACTGCAATAAAAACGATTCATGGCAATATTCAACGGAAAGATGTCTTGGCAAATGATGATGTTTTGCGTTCAATTACAGAGTTTGAAGTCCTCAAAATATCTTCTAACAAAGGCGATGCAGACCTTAAAAAATGGATTCTTCAGGGGATTAGACATGTCTCCGGAGTTAGGCAGTGGGGTCCCTACCAGCAGGCAATGTTAATTCATGAACTATACTACAGACATGGCTTAAAATTCAAAGACATTGGCAAAACAATAGGAGTTCACTTCAACAGAGTGTCGACAATGCTTCGAGCGTATTTAGCCATTCTCCAGATGAAACAATTTGATGAATACAAAGAGTTTGCTCATGCAAATCTGTTTAGTCATTTCGAACAGGCGTACATAAAAAAGTCGATCAGAGACTGGATGGAATGGAACGATGAGCTTCATGAGTATACAAACAAGGAGAACCTTCTCAAATTTTACGATTTAATCATTGGCAAAAACAAAAAACAACCCGTAATGTCTCGAAATGTACGAGACGATCTGCCATTAATATACGAAAACAAGGATGTATTTGAAGATGTTATGAATAGCAAAATCACAGTAGACGAGGCTCGGAAAAAAATCATTAAGACTGGAAACAGCTTAATGATCACAGAATTACTTATGAAGTGTCTCGACTCGGTGAAAGCTGCCGCAAAGTCTGGAGCCCTCAAGAATGAACACCTTGAAATCATATCAAAAATTCAAGAAGTAACAAGTATTTAA
- a CDS encoding ParB N-terminal domain-containing protein has product MKSGQVSDFTEDTITLRKREIKVRTGFLPHHALLFYAENPRIYSIVWKEDGDQPTQEEIFEALAKTAHVRETLVPSIRSNGGLIEPIMVRKNVVLEGNSRLAAYRLLAQKDANAWELIRVRILPDTISDSEVFSLLGEFHIVGKKDWSPFEQAGYLYRRFKTHGIDEKQLQREVGLTTAKIRHLIHVYDFMLNANDRNPERWSYYDELLKGRRFNQARDLYTNFDHKITEMIQSEEIERAVDIRDGLPKIVKIGGNTLKKFMNDKLSFHDAVHEAHHRGAGNYYIKKLKDIKSFLAEDNLDEELARVSGEERSNLSYLIQRIAARVNQIAKKINGNSH; this is encoded by the coding sequence ATGAAATCAGGACAGGTGAGTGATTTCACGGAAGACACCATCACGTTACGCAAGCGTGAGATCAAGGTCAGGACAGGATTTCTGCCCCATCATGCGCTCCTGTTCTATGCAGAGAATCCTCGCATTTATTCCATCGTCTGGAAGGAGGACGGTGATCAACCGACTCAAGAAGAAATCTTCGAGGCTCTGGCGAAGACTGCGCATGTCCGCGAAACCCTTGTCCCGAGCATCAGGAGTAATGGTGGCTTGATCGAACCCATTATGGTTCGCAAAAATGTTGTCCTCGAAGGAAATAGCCGCTTGGCAGCCTACCGTCTTCTCGCTCAGAAAGACGCCAACGCATGGGAGTTGATCCGCGTTCGAATCCTTCCAGATACTATCTCCGACAGCGAAGTATTTTCGTTGCTCGGCGAGTTTCACATCGTCGGCAAAAAGGACTGGTCACCTTTTGAACAGGCCGGGTATCTTTACCGTCGCTTCAAGACTCATGGTATTGACGAAAAGCAGTTGCAGCGTGAAGTTGGGCTTACGACAGCCAAAATTCGGCATCTAATCCATGTATATGACTTCATGTTGAACGCTAATGATCGTAACCCTGAGCGATGGAGTTACTATGACGAACTCTTGAAAGGGCGTCGCTTTAACCAGGCGCGGGACCTATACACGAACTTTGACCATAAAATCACGGAAATGATCCAGAGTGAAGAGATAGAGCGTGCTGTCGATATCCGCGATGGGTTGCCAAAGATTGTAAAAATCGGAGGAAATACCCTCAAGAAATTCATGAACGACAAACTTTCGTTTCACGACGCAGTCCATGAAGCACACCATCGTGGCGCTGGAAACTACTACATTAAAAAACTAAAAGACATTAAAAGTTTTTTAGCTGAAGACAACCTTGATGAAGAGCTTGCAAGAGTTTCGGGCGAGGAACGTTCAAATCTGTCCTACCTGATTCAGCGCATTGCTGCTCGCGTTAATCAAATTGCAAAAAAAATCAACGGGAATAGTCACTAG